GTACAAGATGGCAGCTAAATATTATAAAATTGCTCTCAGTTAATTCCGTAGTGATCGCACAAAATGTGATTACGCATCCTGGTACATTTCCGCTTATTTCTCTGATTATTATTTTTATTTTTTCAGGTTAGTTAATAACCTCAATTATGATTTGAGGTTATTTTTTTATATTTAAAAGCCCCAAAAACGTTCTTTTCCAGATGTACTCCTGCTTTTTCCGATGTATCTGCTCCTTTCCAGATGTATTCCTGCTTCTTCCGATGTATCCGCTCTTTCCCGGATGTATTTCTGCTCTTTCCGATGTATCTGCTCTTTTCCGGATATATTCCCACTCCTTCCGATGTATCCGCTCCATCTCTCTTGCTAAAGCTCCACACCACCGCACCCACACTCCACCCACACATCACCCACACATCAAAAAAACCCAGGCATCAGCTCGGTTTCTCCTTCTACTTATCACTCAAACAACCGTCAAAGCGGTGGGTTTCAGTGGGTCTGTGTCGTATAATTCAAATTGTTCGCCTACTCCCATTCCTTGCTCGCGAAGACTTTGCTCGACGGTGAGTCGGGCGAGGTCTTTCATGTTGTTATCGAGGCTGAGGTGAGCGAGGTAGATTCGGCTCGTGGTGTCTCCGATGACATCTGTTAGGGCGATAGCCGCGTCTTCGTTGGATACGTGGCCGACGTCGCTTAGGATGCGGCGTTTGACGTTCCAGGGATAGCGGCCGATACGCAACATGTTCAGGTCGTGATTGGATTCGAAAACAAACATATCGGCGCCTTTAATTGTGCCTTTGATGCGGTCGCTGACGTAACCCATGTCGGTGGCGATGACGAGCTTTCGTCCATTGTGACGGAAGACGTAGAACATCGGCTTGGGCGGCGTCATGGGAAACACCAAACGATTCGACTTCGAGATCACCGAAACTGCGCACGGTTTCCATGTCAAAATGGAATTTTTGATCGACTGGAATGGTACCGAGCTGCTTGTCCATGGCATTCCAGGTTTTTTCGTTGGCGTAGATTGGCAGCTTGTGGCGTCGGGCGAAGATGCCGACTCCTTTGATATGATCGCTGTGTTCGTGAGTGACTAGGATGCCATCAAGCTCTTTGGGGTCCCGATTAATCTCTTGAAACAGCTCATCCATCTTTTTGCCGCTAAGACCAGCATCCACGAGTATCCGCTTTGTAGGTGTTTCCACATACATGGCGTTACCTGTGCTGCCGCTTGCCAATACACTAAATCGCAAGGCCATAAGTGGCCTCCTTTCCGGTTAATCCTCTTCCCTTATCTCTTCTTCGTCACCTTGATCGTCGTCAACAGGTGGATTTTCGATTGTAGGCTCAACCATTTCGTCTTCCACGTCTGGGATGCCTTCCTCTTGTACCGTTCCTTCAAAGGCATTAACGAGGTACGTAATCTCGCCCTCTTCCCCTTTGTCAACGTCAATTCTCATAATAGGCGCAAAGACTGGAGACTCTTTAAAAAAGCTGTAGTAGCCCAATTCAAAGTCTACAATGCTTTGATTCATTGTAATATATTGCTGATTAAACAAGGTTTCAATCGCTCGCAAATTCATGAGCGTATCCTTTGGATTGCCTTGTTTTTTATAAACCGAATACTCTTGTTCATATCCTGTTATTTCTCGCTCATTATTAATCGTAAGCTTTAATGGCGCGTTATGGTTGGTATAAACGGTTTTGCCATCAAACACTTGATCTAAATAAATCATATTCTCTTCCTCATTAACCACTATATATTGCTCACCATTTGTAACGTACGCGGTTAAAAACTGTGATAGATTTTCATTTCCCTCTCCAATCGGGAACGGATCAGTAAGTGTGGAGGCAATAGACTTTTCATCCACTAGCTCAGCTGTTTGATTGCTTAGAGTCTCAAGCTCCTCTGAATCAAACATTTGTTTTTCCCCAACTAAGTATTCGACTTCTTCTAAATCATCTGGAAGCTCAACATCAATGCTGATTTGATTTTCTTTTAGTCTATCCTGAGTGGTATTACCACTAATCAAGCTAAACTGATTTTCATCGTTTACTTGGTAGAGCTGATAGCCTAGAAAAAGATTTAACATCAGGAAGGTCATAATGAATACCGTTTTCGTTCTACTCCATTTCATTTGTACCTCCCCCTGACGGTACCTTTTGCCAACGATTATCCCCAAAAACATACCAAGCTGGCTCAAAGGTTACTAAGCCTGGTTGATCGTCCTCGTCCGTCATTTCATAGCCAACACGTACATCTCGCAGCTGATCAAAATCAAGTCGCTCTGCAGTCCTTAGTTTCTCAATGACACTTGCACCTGACTGAAGCTCGACATTCTCCTGATTAATTGCACTACTATCAAGCACTAAAAGAGGTCTGATATAACTGGTGGTTTGTGTACCTGATTTCTCTACATTAATCGTCATACTATCGCTGCTATTTTTAAAGTTAAAAACAGGTAGATTGTTCACGTAAAGACGGTAGACTGCACTTTCACGTTCATTTGATACTCTCCACCAAGCTTAGGACATAATCATTGGTCCAGCCATGATGATTATTAATATAGTCAAAGCTCGTCTGAGGTATGCTGTCAGTTGGACTACTCGCAGATTCCGAAGTTGAAGAATTCCGGTAAGTCATAAAGTTCTCATTATCACGTAAATTGAAGATCCTAGTTCCATCAGTATAGGTAAACTCACCATTACTTTGACGATAATTTCGAACAGAATTAGGGTCAGGGAACAATGTTTGAATGACATCACGTGGCCTCACACGTTCAGTCGAATAGGTCTGACGAGCATATTCAACGCCCTCAGCAGGAATATAGATATTCTCTTGATTGAGTACAAAGTCATCCGTATCCGGTTCATTTACTGTAAGAGCCGGAACAGCTGTGTTATCTGCAAGAAATCTTTCTAAAACTGCAGGATCAAAACTCGTTGAAATTTCAAATGGTACCTTATCAGACGATGAATAGACCTGTAGTTTGACTCCATCTCCATCACTATCTTCATAGATAAATACTCGATCTACTCCATCAAGGGGGAACTCATCCTGCTCTTGATTCTGTGAGAAGAGACTCATAAACATATTCATAGGCACTTGATCAGGAAAAACAAGTTCAATACCCGTTGATACATCCATTGGAGGAAACACACCATTCGTATCTTGAAGGTCTGCCTCCAACAGCTTTTCATAGATCTCATTAAATAAAGCATCGGTTTCAAGAACCATATACGTTTCTCCAAACTGATGCTTAACAATCTTACTTGGCCGGACCACGTCTTGAATCGACTTTTCATCACCAATTTGATTTAATTCTACAGCTTCAGTATCCTGAGTAACAAGTTCAGGTTTATAAGTCCAAAGCAAATAAGTCAAAATTAAACTAAGAACAACTAAGAACACTAGTAACCAGGTTTTTAGTTGTTCATAATAAAGACCTCTCACTCTCACACGTCTCCCCCCTTAGATGCCGAATAGGGTAATGTGAAGTAAATCGTTGTTCCTTCGCCATACTCACTATGCACCCAAATGTCTCCACCGTGAGCCTGAACCAATTCCTTTGCGATTGCCAAACCGAGTCCTGTGCCACCGATATTTCGCGCACGCGCACGGTCGACACGATAAAATCTGTCGAAAATCTTTAACTGACTTTCCCGGGGAATACCCATGCCTTGATCAGCAATACTTACACGAACGTGGTTGCCCTGATGCAGCAAAGTTGTAGTAATATTAGCGCCTTCAGTCGAATATTTAAACGCATTAGAAATAATATTGTCTAATACTTGGATCAACTTATCCTGATCCATTTCGACATAACTCGGTTTTTTCGAAATATGTCGATGAAGCTGAATGTTCTTTTCCTGGGCAATAATTTCGAATCGATCTAATACCTCATGCAAAAATTGTCCGAAATCAATCCATTGCAAGGTAAATTGATAGTCATCGCTGTCGATTTTTGATAGTTGAAGCAAGTCATTCACTAATCGAATCATTCGTTCTGTCTCATTTTGAGTCACTTTTAGAAAACGTGGACCCATGTCGACATCATGCATAACCCCATCCTCTAATGCTTCAAGATAGCTTTTCATCGTTGTTAACGGCGTTCGTAACTCATGTGAAACATTAGCTACAAACTCACGGCGTTCCTGCTCAATCTTTTCTTTTTCCGTTACATCATGGAGTACTGTAATCAGACCATTAATTGGCCCCTCATCCTCCTGTATCACAGAGAAATTCGCTTCAAGTAGGTATTGACCCTCCTCATTGCTAAAATCTAATAGAACGGAATCTGAGTGATCATATAGGTCATAGACACCAAATGTTTCGGTGACATGTAGAACATCTGTAAGCGGCTGACGCATGACCTGCTTGCTCGATACACCTAGCAGTTCTTCCGCTCGCTTATTTAAAAGAATGACACGTCCG
The nucleotide sequence above comes from Alkalicoccobacillus plakortidis. Encoded proteins:
- a CDS encoding two-component system regulatory protein YycI; translated protein: MKWSRTKTVFIMTFLMLNLFLGYQLYQVNDENQFSLISGNTTQDRLKENQISIDVELPDDLEEVEYLVGEKQMFDSEELETLSNQTAELVDEKSIASTLTDPFPIGEGNENLSQFLTAYVTNGEQYIVVNEEENMIYLDQVFDGKTVYTNHNAPLKLTINNEREITGYEQEYSVYKKQGNPKDTLMNLRAIETLFNQQYITMNQSIVDFELGYYSFFKESPVFAPIMRIDVDKGEEGEITYLVNAFEGTVQEEGIPDVEDEMVEPTIENPPVDDDQGDEEEIREED
- the yycH gene encoding two-component system activity regulator YycH encodes the protein MNNLPVFNFKNSSDSMTINVEKSGTQTTSYIRPLLVLDSSAINQENVELQSGASVIEKLRTAERLDFDQLRDVRVGYEMTDEDDQPGLVTFEPAWYVFGDNRWQKVPSGGGTNEME
- the yycH gene encoding two-component system activity regulator YycH; translation: MRVRGLYYEQLKTWLLVFLVVLSLILTYLLWTYKPELVTQDTEAVELNQIGDEKSIQDVVRPSKIVKHQFGETYMVLETDALFNEIYEKLLEADLQDTNGVFPPMDVSTGIELVFPDQVPMNMFMSLFSQNQEQDEFPLDGVDRVFIYEDSDGDGVKLQVYSSSDKVPFEISTSFDPAVLERFLADNTAVPALTVNEPDTDDFVLNQENIYIPAEGVEYARQTYSTERVRPRDVIQTLFPDPNSVRNYRQSNGEFTYTDGTRIFNLRDNENFMTYRNSSTSESASSPTDSIPQTSFDYINNHHGWTNDYVLSLVESIK
- the walK gene encoding cell wall metabolism sensor histidine kinase WalK, with protein sequence MDRKIGFFKSIQFKLIIAYVLLILVAVQVIGVYFSRQLEQDLLENHFDVLDERSTLLNYQLAQVLGNPPDEREKLTDEINSLLQDFFRIDNATVQVIDKNEVILGTSNSGAPDQIGMRNNEIRVKRALLGSAEDGEVRDSSNERFRIMAVPITTTDDTVLGVIYIQASLEEIYTQINEINSILFKGTSIALLISAILVILLARTIIVPILEMRKQTLRMSHGDFSRQVKVYSTDEIGQLATSFNQLTMKLHDATLTRDREQKRLSSVLSNMTDGVIATDQNGRVILLNKRAEELLGVSSKQVMRQPLTDVLHVTETFGVYDLYDHSDSVLLDFSNEEGQYLLEANFSVIQEDEGPINGLITVLHDVTEKEKIEQERREFVANVSHELRTPLTTMKSYLEALEDGVMHDVDMGPRFLKVTQNETERMIRLVNDLLQLSKIDSDDYQFTLQWIDFGQFLHEVLDRFEIIAQEKNIQLHRHISKKPSYVEMDQDKLIQVLDNIISNAFKYSTEGANITTTLLHQGNHVRVSIADQGMGIPRESQLKIFDRFYRVDRARARNIGGTGLGLAIAKELVQAHGGDIWVHSEYGEGTTIYFTLPYSASKGGDV